A DNA window from Cryptomeria japonica unplaced genomic scaffold, Sugi_1.0 HiC_scaffold_17, whole genome shotgun sequence contains the following coding sequences:
- the LOC131075879 gene encoding disease resistance protein L6 isoform X1, with product MASTSNPTTRPKLQNFALSTSTYTESTMSSVQSSFMASTSNTSTLLQLEDFPPSTSTSSGSSVPPFVQYKPPTTKLPFHSSKRYHVFLSFRGPDVRKSLVDHLFQALSAAGLNVFLDSDKLEKGEIIELSLERAIESSAIRIPIFSKGYADSAWCLKEAAAMLNSPGLIIPLFYHVEPTHVRYPENGSSPYNRSFLKYYGHSDRYRGEEIDGWKRALRDICKRSGWSMDITGGICSIIKSPA from the exons ATGGCATCTACTTCTAACCCTACCACTCGCCCAAAGCTTCAAAATTTTGCACTATCTACATCTACTTATACTGAATCCACAATGTCTTCTGTTCAGTCCAGTttcatggcatctacttctaacaCCAGCACGCTCTTACAGCTTGAAGATTTTCCACCATCCACATCTACTTCTTCTGGATCCTCAGTGCCCCCATTTGTCCAATACAAGCCTCCCACAACTAAACTTCCCTTCCACAGCAGTAAGAGGTATCATGTGTTTCTGAGTTTCAGAGGACCAGATGTGAGAAAGTCTCTCGTTGATCATCTCTTTCAAGCTCTCTCCGCAGCGGGACTGAATGTCTTCTTAGACAGTGACAAATTGGAAAAGGGGGAAATAATTGAGTTGAGCTTGGAAAGAGCAATCGAAAGCAGTGCCATACGAATTCCCATATTTTCCAAAGGCTATGCAGACTCGGCTTGGTGTCTCAAGGAGGCCGCTGCCATGTTGAACTCCCCTGGCTTGATTATTCCTTTGTTCTATCATGTGGAACCAACTCATGTTAGATACCCTGAAAATGGCTCCAGTCCTTATAACCGATCATTTCTTAAGTATTATGGCCATTCAGATCGATACCGGGGAGAAGAGATTGACGGGTGGAAGCGTGCCCTTCGAGACATCTGTAAGCGTTCAGGATGGTCCATGGATATAACTGGAGG GATCTGCTCTATAATCAAATCACCTGCGTAA
- the LOC131075879 gene encoding disease resistance protein L6 isoform X2, whose product MASTSNPTTRPKLQNFALSTSTYTESTMSSVQSSFMASTSNTSTLLQLEDFPPSTSTSSGSSVPPFVQYKPPTTKLPFHSSKRYHVFLSFRGPDVRKSLVDHLFQALSAAGLNVFLDSDKLEKGEIIELSLERAIESSAIRIPIFSKGYADSAWCLKEAAAMLNSPGLIIPLFYHVEPTHVRYPENGSSPYNRSFLKYYGHSDRYRGEEIDGWKRALRDICKRSGWSMDITGGWQVHHGE is encoded by the coding sequence ATGGCATCTACTTCTAACCCTACCACTCGCCCAAAGCTTCAAAATTTTGCACTATCTACATCTACTTATACTGAATCCACAATGTCTTCTGTTCAGTCCAGTttcatggcatctacttctaacaCCAGCACGCTCTTACAGCTTGAAGATTTTCCACCATCCACATCTACTTCTTCTGGATCCTCAGTGCCCCCATTTGTCCAATACAAGCCTCCCACAACTAAACTTCCCTTCCACAGCAGTAAGAGGTATCATGTGTTTCTGAGTTTCAGAGGACCAGATGTGAGAAAGTCTCTCGTTGATCATCTCTTTCAAGCTCTCTCCGCAGCGGGACTGAATGTCTTCTTAGACAGTGACAAATTGGAAAAGGGGGAAATAATTGAGTTGAGCTTGGAAAGAGCAATCGAAAGCAGTGCCATACGAATTCCCATATTTTCCAAAGGCTATGCAGACTCGGCTTGGTGTCTCAAGGAGGCCGCTGCCATGTTGAACTCCCCTGGCTTGATTATTCCTTTGTTCTATCATGTGGAACCAACTCATGTTAGATACCCTGAAAATGGCTCCAGTCCTTATAACCGATCATTTCTTAAGTATTATGGCCATTCAGATCGATACCGGGGAGAAGAGATTGACGGGTGGAAGCGTGCCCTTCGAGACATCTGTAAGCGTTCAGGATGGTCCATGGATATAACTGGAGG